The following coding sequences lie in one Flavobacterium cyclinae genomic window:
- the gltX gene encoding glutamate--tRNA ligase yields the protein MSVRVRFAPSPTGPLHIGGVRTALFNYLFAKKHGGTFYLRIEDTDQTRFVPGAEAYIFEALEWLGIAPDETVEKNEKFGPYRQSERKAMYQQYADQLINSGWAYYAFDTAESLDAMRKEAEANGKTFIYNHSVREQLDNSLTVSREKVEERIANGEHYVIRFKTPVNEILELKDIIRGDIKFDTNLLDDKVLFKSDGMPTYHLANIVDDHLMETSHVIRGEEWLPSLPLHHLLYKAFGWNAPEFAHLPLILKPIGNGKLSKRDGDKMGFPVFPLEWKTEEGVSSGYRENGFFPEAVINFLALLGWNDGTEQEIFSLEELVEKFDLNRIHKAGAKFDPEKNKWFNHQYLQKQSDASLAESFKTILDKKGITTSLDLTKIVSMIKERANFVTEFWDLADYFFEAPTSYDEKAAKNWKEDTPGLMQQVISELEKIEDFTSVNIETLLKEWMAANEIGMGKVMQPLRLSLVGALKGPHLFDIIEMIGKAETVKRIEKAIASL from the coding sequence ATGTCAGTAAGAGTAAGATTTGCACCAAGTCCAACAGGACCTTTGCATATTGGTGGTGTTCGAACCGCTTTATTCAATTATTTATTTGCCAAAAAACATGGTGGTACTTTCTATTTACGTATTGAAGATACCGATCAAACTCGTTTTGTTCCTGGAGCCGAAGCGTATATTTTTGAAGCTTTAGAATGGTTAGGAATTGCTCCTGATGAAACGGTAGAAAAGAATGAAAAGTTTGGACCTTATCGTCAAAGCGAACGTAAAGCGATGTACCAACAATATGCAGACCAACTGATTAATTCGGGTTGGGCATATTATGCTTTTGATACGGCTGAGAGTTTAGATGCGATGCGTAAAGAAGCTGAAGCGAATGGAAAAACATTCATTTACAATCATTCGGTAAGAGAGCAATTGGATAACTCGTTGACGGTTTCACGTGAAAAAGTGGAAGAAAGAATTGCAAATGGTGAGCATTATGTTATCCGTTTTAAAACACCTGTGAATGAAATTTTAGAATTAAAAGATATTATTCGTGGCGATATTAAATTTGATACAAATTTATTAGATGATAAAGTATTGTTCAAATCAGATGGTATGCCAACGTATCATTTAGCAAATATTGTGGATGACCATTTAATGGAGACTTCACATGTAATTCGTGGTGAAGAATGGTTGCCAAGTTTACCTTTACATCATTTATTATACAAAGCTTTTGGTTGGAACGCTCCAGAATTTGCGCATTTACCATTGATTTTAAAACCAATTGGAAACGGAAAATTATCAAAACGTGATGGTGATAAAATGGGATTCCCAGTATTTCCTTTAGAATGGAAAACAGAAGAAGGCGTTTCTTCAGGCTATAGAGAAAACGGATTTTTCCCTGAAGCTGTTATCAACTTTTTAGCATTATTAGGTTGGAATGACGGAACGGAGCAAGAGATTTTCTCATTAGAAGAATTGGTAGAAAAATTTGATTTGAACCGAATTCACAAAGCAGGAGCGAAGTTTGATCCTGAGAAAAACAAATGGTTCAATCATCAGTATTTACAAAAACAAAGCGATGCAAGTTTAGCAGAAAGCTTTAAAACTATCCTAGATAAAAAAGGAATCACGACTTCGCTTGATTTGACAAAAATAGTATCGATGATTAAAGAAAGAGCTAATTTCGTAACCGAATTTTGGGATTTAGCTGATTATTTCTTTGAAGCGCCAACATCTTATGATGAAAAAGCAGCTAAAAACTGGAAAGAAGATACACCAGGTTTAATGCAACAAGTGATTTCGGAATTAGAAAAGATAGAAGATTTTACATCAGTTAACATCGAAACCTTATTAAAAGAATGGATGGCAGCTAACGAAATAGGAATGGGGAAAGTAATGCAACCGTTACGATTGAGTTTAGTTGGAGCTTTAAAAGGCCCACATTTATTCGATATTATTGAAATGATAGGAAAAGCCGAAACGGTGAAAAGAATCGAAAAAGCGATTGCTAGTTTATAA
- a CDS encoding SPFH domain-containing protein, with protein sequence MDFILFPFIFIGLIIFLSSFFTVKQQTVVVVERFGKFQSLRNSGLQLKIPVVDRIAGRVNLRIQQLDVIIETKTKDNVFVKMKVSVQFKVLQEKAYEAFYKLEYPHDQITSYVFDVVRAEVPKLKLDDVFERKDDIAIAVKRELNEAMTTYGYDIINTLITDIDPDIQVKNAMNRINAADREKTAAEYEAEAGRIRIVAKAKAEAESKRLQGQGIADQRREIARGLVESVDVLNRVGINSQEASALIVVTQHYDTLQAIGADTNSNLILLPNSPQAGSDMLNNMVASFTASNQVGEAMKNASKNKKANKKNSTDENFGIEDSEEV encoded by the coding sequence ATGGACTTTATTTTATTCCCATTTATTTTTATTGGATTAATCATTTTTTTATCATCATTTTTTACTGTGAAACAACAAACGGTTGTTGTTGTAGAACGATTTGGAAAATTTCAAAGCTTAAGAAATTCTGGTTTACAACTTAAAATTCCGGTTGTTGATAGAATTGCAGGACGTGTTAATTTAAGAATTCAACAATTAGATGTAATCATTGAAACTAAAACTAAAGATAACGTATTCGTTAAAATGAAAGTTTCGGTTCAGTTTAAAGTATTACAAGAAAAAGCATACGAAGCTTTTTATAAATTAGAGTATCCACACGATCAAATTACGTCTTATGTATTTGACGTAGTACGTGCTGAAGTTCCAAAATTAAAATTAGACGACGTTTTTGAAAGAAAAGATGATATTGCAATTGCGGTAAAACGTGAGTTAAACGAAGCGATGACAACTTATGGTTACGATATTATCAATACTTTAATTACTGATATTGACCCAGATATTCAAGTTAAAAATGCGATGAACCGAATTAACGCGGCTGACCGTGAAAAAACAGCTGCAGAATATGAAGCAGAAGCTGGAAGAATCAGAATTGTAGCTAAAGCTAAAGCTGAAGCAGAAAGTAAAAGACTTCAAGGTCAAGGTATTGCAGACCAAAGAAGAGAAATTGCTCGTGGATTAGTTGAATCTGTTGATGTTTTAAATAGAGTAGGTATTAACTCTCAAGAAGCATCTGCTCTTATCGTAGTTACACAACATTATGATACATTACAAGCAATTGGTGCTGATACAAACAGTAATTTAATATTATTACCAAATTCACCACAAGCAGGTAGTGACATGTTGAACAACATGGTAGCAAGTTTTACAGCAAGTAACCAAGTGGGTGAAGCCATGAAAAATGCATCTAAAAATAAAAAAGCGAATAAGAAAAATTCAACCGATGAAAATTTCGGAATCGAAGATTCGGAAGAAGTATAA
- a CDS encoding glutamine--tRNA ligase/YqeY domain fusion protein — MSTEEKSLNFIEQIIEEDLKNGLSADKLRFRFPPEPNGYLHVGHASAICLNFGLGIDYNAPVNLRFDDTNPSKEEQEYVDAIKRDVEWLGFKWDKECYASDYFQQLYDWAVVLIQKGKAYVDNQSSEEMAKQKGTPTQPGTNSPNRDRSVEENLDLFERMRKGEFPNGSYVLRAKIDMASPNMLMRDPIMYRIMHAHHHRTGNDWCIYPMYDWAHGESDYLEQISHSLCTLEFLPHRELYDWFLDNLYDTSKVRPKQREFARRNLSHTVVSKRKLLQLVEEKHVTGWDDPRMSTISGMRRRGFTPASIRNFAKTIGIAKRDNLIDVSLLEFCVREDLNKIAPRVMAVLDPVKLVITNYPDGQEEWLDAENNPEEEVMTYRKVPFSKELYIEREDFQEEAHKKFFRLTLGTEVRLKNAYIIKGESVVKDENGNITEIHATYDVDSKSGSGTEASQRKVKGTIHWVSIAHAKEAEVRIYDRLFTNESPDKDKEVDFKEYINPNSLKVITGYVEPSLVTSKELDHFQFQRLGYFCVDRDSNPEASGGKLVFNKTVGLRDTWAKISEQ, encoded by the coding sequence ATGTCAACAGAAGAAAAATCATTGAATTTTATAGAACAAATCATTGAAGAAGATTTAAAAAATGGTTTGTCAGCAGATAAATTACGTTTTCGTTTTCCACCAGAACCAAATGGATATTTGCATGTAGGTCATGCAAGTGCTATTTGTTTAAATTTTGGTTTAGGAATTGATTACAATGCTCCAGTTAACCTTCGTTTCGACGATACCAATCCATCTAAAGAAGAGCAAGAATATGTAGATGCTATCAAGCGCGATGTAGAATGGTTAGGTTTTAAATGGGACAAAGAATGTTATGCTTCTGATTATTTCCAACAATTGTATGATTGGGCGGTAGTTTTAATCCAAAAAGGAAAAGCTTACGTGGATAATCAGTCGTCTGAAGAGATGGCAAAACAAAAAGGAACGCCAACGCAACCTGGAACGAATAGTCCAAATAGAGATCGTTCTGTAGAAGAAAATTTAGATTTATTCGAAAGAATGAGAAAAGGAGAATTTCCTAATGGAAGCTATGTTTTACGTGCAAAAATAGATATGGCTTCTCCAAATATGTTGATGCGTGATCCAATTATGTACCGAATTATGCATGCTCATCACCATAGAACTGGAAACGATTGGTGTATTTATCCAATGTATGATTGGGCACATGGAGAAAGTGATTATTTAGAACAAATTTCACATTCGTTGTGTACGTTAGAATTTTTGCCTCATCGTGAATTGTATGATTGGTTTTTAGATAATTTATACGATACTTCAAAAGTACGACCAAAACAAAGAGAGTTTGCTCGTAGAAATTTATCGCATACGGTTGTTTCGAAACGTAAATTATTGCAATTAGTTGAAGAAAAGCATGTTACGGGTTGGGATGACCCAAGAATGTCAACCATTTCTGGAATGAGAAGACGTGGTTTTACTCCGGCATCTATCCGAAATTTTGCTAAAACTATCGGAATTGCAAAACGTGATAATTTGATTGATGTATCACTTTTAGAGTTCTGCGTTCGTGAAGATTTGAACAAAATTGCACCTCGTGTAATGGCAGTTTTAGATCCTGTGAAATTAGTAATTACGAATTATCCTGATGGTCAAGAAGAGTGGTTAGATGCTGAAAACAATCCGGAAGAAGAAGTAATGACTTACAGAAAAGTGCCGTTTTCTAAAGAATTATATATTGAAAGAGAAGATTTTCAAGAAGAAGCCCACAAGAAATTTTTCCGTTTAACTTTAGGAACTGAAGTGCGTTTGAAAAATGCGTATATCATTAAAGGAGAATCAGTTGTAAAAGACGAAAATGGAAATATTACCGAAATTCACGCTACTTATGACGTGGATTCAAAATCTGGCAGCGGAACAGAAGCGAGTCAAAGAAAAGTAAAAGGCACCATTCACTGGGTTTCAATTGCTCATGCAAAAGAAGCGGAAGTTCGAATTTATGATAGATTATTCACCAACGAAAGTCCAGATAAAGACAAAGAAGTTGATTTTAAAGAATACATCAATCCAAATTCATTAAAAGTAATTACTGGCTATGTAGAACCAAGTTTGGTAACATCAAAAGAATTAGATCATTTCCAATTCCAACGTTTAGGATATTTTTGTGTAGATAGAGATTCAAATCCCGAAGCTTCGGGAGGAAAATTAGTTTTCAACAAAACTGTTGGTCTAAGAGATACTTGGGCAAAAATTTCAGAACAATAA
- the folB gene encoding dihydroneopterin aldolase: MGTIKLNNIRTFSYHGCLAEEAKIGSDYRVDLEIKTDLRKSAQTDDLADTVDYVHLNKIVVEEMAIRSKLLEHVAQRIIVRTFSEIPSVSRIKLAVSKLNPPIGGDVEAVTIEMEEFRN, translated from the coding sequence ATGGGAACAATAAAATTAAATAATATAAGAACCTTTTCGTACCACGGATGCTTAGCAGAAGAAGCAAAAATTGGTTCAGATTACCGCGTAGATTTAGAAATAAAAACCGATTTACGAAAATCAGCTCAAACAGATGATTTAGCAGATACTGTTGATTATGTTCATTTAAATAAAATTGTGGTTGAAGAAATGGCAATTCGATCAAAATTATTAGAACATGTTGCACAACGTATTATTGTTCGCACTTTTTCAGAAATTCCATCTGTTTCTCGAATAAAATTAGCGGTTTCTAAATTAAATCCGCCAATAGGTGGCGATGTAGAAGCGGTTACGATTGAAATGGAAGAGTTTAGAAATTAA
- a CDS encoding LTA synthase family protein, with product MKNLRYLKPIFSFFVIGLCITTLSRIFLFLVFKERVVENEDYGSIFLIGLRFDLILICYLAFLPAVLISLLPDSVLHYFKKFLNFYFIFFLFLFLLMELSTLDFINQYDTRPNRLFLDYLIYPKEVVGTLIKSYLPSLIITTILLGIALFLAFKHGKKLFYPQESNYKTKLLLFLFVAFFLFWGARGSLTSKRPINGSNAIFCSDQMTNSLGLNSLYTVAFAAYAMKHEGDVKKYGKMDELEAYSRVKKYMDVTEFIPSEVPFLHLQKPDTTQPKYNVVIFLQESLGAEYVGCLNGLPLTPELDKLSKEGLLFTNLYCTGTRSVRGIEQVTAGFLPNPSESIVKLSGSQQGFFTLADAFGRQNYDTSFIYGGMANFDNMASFFNGNGFKNIIDETDFDKDGKKYALKGTWGYSDEDLVVKANEYFKSLGNKPFFSLMFSTSNHEPFEFPDGRIQLYEQQKNSVHNAMKYADFSIGKFFELAKKESYFKNTIFVVIADHNTRTYGKNLVPVNKFHIPALIIAPNVEKGKTYDNLASQMDIPSTVLALSGITTKTPMVGRNLLKLPKGTKGRTIMLFHETYAFRVDDDIVILNPNAKPLQFKVKSDTELIPVALDEELAKDALAHIVASSNLYKKRVYNID from the coding sequence ATGAAGAATTTACGTTATTTAAAACCTATATTTAGTTTTTTCGTAATCGGTTTATGTATTACAACCTTAAGTAGAATTTTCCTTTTTTTGGTTTTTAAAGAACGTGTTGTTGAAAACGAAGATTATGGATCTATTTTCTTAATCGGACTTCGTTTCGATTTAATTCTTATTTGTTATTTAGCTTTTTTACCAGCCGTTTTAATATCTCTGTTACCCGATTCTGTCTTACATTATTTTAAAAAGTTTTTAAACTTTTACTTTATATTTTTCCTTTTCTTATTTCTTTTAATGGAATTATCTACATTAGATTTCATTAATCAATACGATACACGTCCAAATCGTTTGTTTTTAGATTATCTAATTTACCCTAAAGAAGTAGTAGGAACACTTATAAAAAGTTATTTACCTTCCTTAATTATTACTACTATCTTACTTGGAATTGCATTATTCTTAGCTTTTAAGCACGGTAAAAAATTATTTTATCCTCAAGAAAGTAACTATAAAACCAAATTACTTTTGTTTCTTTTTGTTGCATTTTTCTTGTTTTGGGGTGCTCGAGGAAGTTTAACTTCAAAACGTCCTATTAACGGAAGTAATGCTATATTTTGTTCAGATCAAATGACGAATTCATTAGGATTAAATTCGCTTTATACTGTTGCTTTTGCTGCTTACGCAATGAAACATGAAGGGGATGTTAAAAAGTACGGTAAAATGGATGAATTAGAAGCGTATTCTCGTGTAAAAAAATACATGGATGTTACCGAATTTATTCCAAGCGAAGTTCCGTTTTTACATCTTCAAAAACCAGATACTACACAACCAAAATATAATGTAGTCATCTTTTTACAAGAAAGTTTAGGTGCTGAATATGTAGGTTGTTTAAATGGTTTACCCTTAACCCCTGAATTAGATAAATTATCAAAAGAAGGATTATTGTTTACTAATTTGTATTGTACCGGAACTCGAAGTGTAAGAGGAATTGAGCAAGTTACGGCTGGATTTTTACCTAATCCATCGGAAAGTATTGTAAAATTAAGTGGTTCCCAACAAGGTTTTTTTACTCTTGCAGATGCTTTTGGTCGTCAAAATTACGACACCAGTTTTATTTATGGCGGAATGGCAAATTTTGATAATATGGCGTCTTTTTTCAATGGAAACGGATTTAAAAACATTATCGATGAAACGGATTTTGATAAAGATGGAAAAAAATATGCCTTGAAAGGAACTTGGGGTTATTCTGATGAAGATTTAGTGGTTAAAGCCAATGAATATTTCAAAAGTTTAGGGAATAAACCTTTCTTTTCTTTGATGTTTTCTACTTCAAATCACGAGCCATTTGAATTTCCTGATGGACGAATTCAACTTTATGAACAACAAAAAAATTCTGTTCACAACGCTATGAAATATGCTGATTTTTCAATTGGTAAATTTTTCGAATTAGCCAAGAAAGAGTCCTATTTTAAGAATACTATTTTTGTAGTTATTGCCGATCACAACACCAGAACGTATGGTAAAAATTTAGTTCCGGTAAATAAATTCCATATTCCAGCTTTAATCATTGCTCCAAATGTTGAAAAAGGAAAGACTTATGATAATTTAGCAAGTCAAATGGATATTCCTTCAACAGTTTTAGCCTTATCAGGAATTACTACAAAAACACCTATGGTGGGAAGAAATTTATTAAAATTACCTAAAGGAACGAAAGGAAGAACTATTATGTTATTCCATGAAACCTATGCATTTAGAGTGGATGATGATATTGTTATCTTAAATCCGAATGCAAAACCATTACAGTTTAAAGTTAAAAGTGATACCGAGTTAATTCCAGTTGCTTTAGATGAAGAATTAGCTAAAGATGCACTTGCTCATATTGTAGCATCAAGTAATTTATACAAGAAAAGAGTTTATAATATCGACTAA
- a CDS encoding GldM family protein encodes MKYILFLLFSISIYPQDTITASKSVVALDKMNVVYRGVENPISIAVNNAKSYVISGKGVSKNEDGSYVLRPGSGNETIVFVEIENFDGSKEVEEHLFRVLPFGPHYFTINDFRDNGNLVFYIEDLVNAKIGFEIENFLFPIDFEVTSFNIKVPGYKTLTIIGNSFTNEVYELLKKSRKKDVILISEIKFKNFGISGCFKSSPIVFKIIK; translated from the coding sequence ATGAAATACATTTTATTCCTTTTATTTTCAATATCTATTTATCCTCAAGATACTATTACAGCTTCAAAAAGTGTAGTTGCTTTAGATAAAATGAACGTGGTGTATCGTGGTGTTGAAAACCCTATTTCAATTGCAGTAAATAATGCTAAATCGTATGTTATTTCAGGAAAAGGAGTTTCAAAAAATGAGGATGGCAGTTATGTTCTTCGTCCAGGTTCTGGAAATGAGACTATAGTATTTGTCGAAATAGAAAATTTTGATGGTTCAAAAGAAGTTGAGGAGCATCTTTTCAGAGTTTTACCATTTGGACCGCATTATTTTACTATAAATGATTTTAGAGATAATGGTAATTTAGTGTTTTATATTGAAGATTTAGTAAATGCAAAAATTGGTTTTGAAATTGAAAATTTTTTATTTCCAATAGATTTTGAGGTTACGAGTTTCAATATTAAAGTCCCAGGTTATAAAACATTAACAATTATTGGAAATAGTTTTACAAATGAAGTTTATGAATTATTAAAAAAGTCTAGAAAAAAAGATGTAATTTTAATTTCAGAAATAAAATTCAAAAATTTTGGCATAAGTGGATGTTTTAAGTCTTCGCCAATTGTCTTTAAAATTATTAAATAA
- a CDS encoding LysE family translocator has translation MHLHDILTAIPWGLLLAFSIGPGFFVLLETSITKGFRAAFVFDLGIVFGDIIFILIAYLSTNQLLEQLKDNPTLFIIGGIIMLAYGLISFIMLKRNFQKQQEVEQEEDTIPKKNYFALFFKGFLLNFINIGVLGFWMMIIITYGPQMEMNTSRISIFFAAILFFYLAFDVAKILLAKQLKHRLTPVNIYKIKRVISVVILIFGLFFILQGFFPKEKEMITNKLLPDTSVTE, from the coding sequence TTGCATTTACACGATATACTTACCGCAATTCCTTGGGGACTTTTGTTAGCTTTTTCAATTGGTCCTGGTTTTTTTGTTTTACTTGAAACCAGTATTACAAAAGGTTTTAGAGCAGCTTTTGTTTTTGATTTAGGAATTGTTTTTGGTGACATTATTTTTATTTTGATTGCCTATTTAAGTACCAATCAGCTTTTAGAACAATTAAAAGATAATCCTACTTTATTTATTATTGGCGGAATTATTATGTTGGCCTACGGATTAATTTCATTTATTATGCTTAAACGAAATTTCCAAAAGCAACAAGAAGTCGAACAAGAAGAAGACACTATTCCAAAAAAGAATTATTTCGCTTTATTCTTCAAGGGTTTTTTATTGAATTTCATTAATATTGGAGTGTTAGGTTTTTGGATGATGATTATCATTACTTACGGACCACAAATGGAAATGAATACATCTCGAATTTCCATCTTTTTTGCTGCTATTTTATTCTTTTATTTAGCTTTTGATGTAGCAAAAATTCTATTAGCAAAACAATTAAAACACAGATTAACACCTGTAAATATCTACAAAATCAAACGTGTAATTAGTGTAGTAATTTTAATTTTCGGATTGTTTTTTATTCTTCAAGGTTTCTTCCCAAAAGAAAAAGAAATGATTACCAATAAGTTATTACCTGATACTTCGGTTACAGAGTAA
- a CDS encoding head GIN domain-containing protein: MKNTFLTFIIGSIFSFGIAQTEKSVGDFTKVTAFDKIDVNLVASTENKIVLTGANSQEVEVVNKNGELKIRMLLTKMLSGDDVSATVYFKKIDAVEANEGSRVASKDEISAINFDIICKEGSEIKLTNLQSDRLQVRVSQGSIVTTKGTVKNQDIVSNSGGKYDGEDCVTQQTVVTVNAGGMANVYATDFVDAKTRAGGQIKIYGKPKQINEKKIAGGTIEQAK, translated from the coding sequence ATGAAAAACACATTTTTAACCTTTATAATCGGTTCCATCTTTTCATTTGGAATAGCCCAAACCGAAAAAAGCGTTGGTGATTTTACTAAAGTAACTGCTTTTGATAAAATTGATGTCAACTTGGTGGCTTCAACTGAAAACAAAATAGTTTTAACAGGAGCAAATTCGCAAGAAGTTGAAGTAGTAAACAAAAATGGCGAATTAAAAATCAGAATGCTTTTAACAAAAATGTTAAGTGGTGACGATGTTTCAGCAACGGTTTATTTTAAAAAAATTGATGCAGTTGAAGCAAATGAAGGAAGTAGAGTTGCTTCAAAAGATGAAATATCAGCCATTAATTTTGATATCATTTGTAAAGAAGGTTCTGAAATTAAACTTACTAATTTACAGTCGGATAGATTACAAGTTCGTGTTTCACAAGGAAGTATTGTAACTACAAAAGGAACGGTAAAAAATCAAGATATTGTATCCAATTCTGGTGGAAAATACGATGGTGAAGATTGTGTAACACAACAGACTGTAGTTACTGTAAATGCTGGCGGAATGGCAAATGTATATGCAACTGATTTTGTGGATGCTAAAACAAGAGCTGGAGGTCAAATTAAAATTTATGGTAAACCAAAACAAATCAACGAAAAGAAAATCGCTGGAGGAACTATCGAACAAGCGAAATAA
- the rnr gene encoding ribonuclease R, translating to MSKKPKKLGKKPKDFTAQIFKILSREPSKSFNYKQIAAVLELSDTKSRNEIIRDLKILKAQDKIHETEIGKYQIISKAEYYEGIVDMTSRKTGYFICDELEDDVFIPFINLNHALDGDKVKAYIYNRRSSRRPEAEILEILERDKIEFVGVIDIQKNFAFVTTANAKMYTDIFIPKNKIGEAEHGDVVLVKMEDWPKKADSPFGSVIKVLGKPGEHNTEIHAILAEYGLPYDFPIEVEAFANKMDTSITEEEIAKRRDMRDVLTFTIDPKDAKDFDDALSFQVLENGNYEIGVHIADVSHYVQEGTILDDEAYKRATSVYLVDRVVPMLPEVLSNFACSLRPHEEKYTFSAVFQLNNKAEVVDAWFGRTVIYSDQRFAYEEAQSIIETKSDKIPAEISLTASEYIVPKPIVDATLKMDELAKILRRKRMAAGAISFDKVEVKFNLNENAEPVGVYFKQSKDANHLIEEFMLLANRKVAEFIGKQKKTFVYRIHDEPNEDKLIGLQSVISKFGYSINFKSKKDISNSLNNLLNEVQGKKEQNLVDTLAIRSMSKAAYSTENIGHYGLAFDYYSHFTSPIRRYPDVMAHRLLQHYLDGGKSVDADLYEEKCQHSSNMESLAANAERDSVKYMQVKYMQDHKDQEFLGVISGVTEWGIYVEIIENKCEGMVRIREIRDDYYTFDDKQYALVGEVSKNIIQLGDEVYVKVKNADLVKKQLDFHYLRKRE from the coding sequence ATGAGTAAGAAACCAAAAAAATTAGGAAAGAAACCAAAAGATTTTACCGCACAAATATTTAAAATACTTTCAAGAGAACCTTCTAAATCTTTTAATTACAAACAAATAGCTGCAGTTTTAGAGTTAAGCGATACTAAAAGTCGCAATGAAATAATACGAGATTTAAAAATTCTAAAAGCACAAGATAAAATTCATGAAACGGAAATTGGAAAATATCAAATAATTTCCAAAGCAGAATATTATGAAGGTATAGTTGATATGACGTCTCGTAAAACAGGTTATTTTATTTGTGACGAATTAGAAGACGATGTTTTTATTCCGTTTATCAACTTAAATCATGCGTTAGATGGAGATAAAGTAAAAGCTTATATCTACAACAGAAGAAGCTCACGTAGACCAGAAGCCGAAATTTTAGAGATTTTAGAACGCGATAAAATTGAATTTGTAGGTGTAATTGATATTCAAAAAAACTTTGCTTTTGTAACTACAGCTAATGCTAAAATGTATACCGATATTTTTATTCCAAAAAATAAAATAGGTGAAGCGGAACACGGTGATGTTGTTTTAGTAAAAATGGAAGATTGGCCAAAAAAAGCCGATTCTCCTTTTGGTTCTGTTATAAAAGTGTTAGGAAAACCAGGCGAACACAACACCGAAATTCACGCCATATTAGCCGAATATGGTTTACCATATGATTTTCCAATTGAAGTAGAAGCGTTTGCAAACAAAATGGACACTTCAATAACCGAAGAAGAAATTGCTAAACGTCGCGATATGCGTGATGTTTTAACGTTTACAATTGATCCAAAAGATGCTAAAGATTTTGATGATGCTTTATCATTTCAAGTTTTAGAAAATGGAAATTACGAAATCGGAGTTCATATTGCTGATGTTTCGCATTATGTACAAGAAGGAACTATTTTAGATGATGAAGCGTATAAAAGAGCAACTTCGGTTTATTTAGTTGATAGAGTTGTTCCAATGCTTCCAGAAGTATTATCTAACTTTGCTTGTTCGCTTCGTCCTCACGAAGAAAAATATACCTTTTCAGCTGTTTTTCAATTGAATAATAAAGCGGAAGTTGTAGATGCATGGTTTGGACGAACAGTAATTTATTCTGACCAACGTTTTGCGTATGAAGAAGCACAAAGTATTATAGAAACAAAATCGGATAAAATTCCAGCTGAAATTTCATTAACTGCAAGCGAATATATCGTTCCAAAACCGATTGTTGATGCAACTCTTAAAATGGATGAATTAGCTAAAATTCTTCGAAGAAAAAGAATGGCAGCTGGAGCAATTTCATTTGATAAAGTAGAAGTGAAATTTAATTTAAATGAAAACGCAGAACCGGTTGGTGTTTACTTCAAACAAAGTAAAGATGCCAATCATTTGATTGAAGAATTCATGTTGTTAGCGAATAGAAAAGTAGCGGAATTCATTGGGAAACAAAAGAAAACCTTTGTGTATCGTATTCATGATGAACCAAATGAAGATAAATTAATCGGACTACAATCGGTTATTTCTAAGTTTGGATATTCAATCAATTTTAAATCAAAAAAGGATATTTCTAATTCGTTAAACAATTTATTAAACGAAGTTCAAGGTAAAAAAGAACAAAATTTAGTGGATACTTTAGCTATTCGAAGTATGAGTAAAGCAGCGTATTCTACAGAAAATATTGGTCACTACGGATTAGCATTTGATTATTACAGTCATTTTACATCGCCAATTCGTCGTTATCCTGATGTGATGGCACATCGTTTGTTACAACATTATTTAGATGGTGGAAAAAGTGTTGATGCTGATTTGTATGAAGAAAAATGTCAGCACTCTTCTAATATGGAAAGTTTAGCGGCTAATGCCGAACGCGATTCTGTAAAATACATGCAAGTAAAATACATGCAAGACCATAAAGATCAAGAGTTTTTAGGAGTAATTTCTGGTGTAACTGAATGGGGAATTTATGTAGAAATCATCGAAAATAAATGCGAAGGAATGGTTAGAATCAGAGAAATTAGAGATGATTATTACACCTTTGATGACAAACAATATGCATTAGTAGGTGAAGTTTCTAAAAATATTATACAATTAGGTGACGAAGTATACGTTAAAGTAAAAAATGCCGATTTAGTGAAAAAACAATTGGATTTTCATTATTTGAGAAAGAGAGAGTAA